ATACATGTAtctatacagggatgtatctGCTCATACAGTGTAACCCCACCCTATACAATctatacatatatctatacagggatgtatctGCTACCCTATACATACTATGTAACCCCACCCTATACAATCTATACATGTAtctatacagggatgtatctGCTCATACAATGTAATCCCACCCTATACAATCTATACATGTAtctatacagggatgtatctGCTCATACAATGTAATCCCACCCTATACAATCTATACATGTAtctatacagggatgtatctGCTCATACAGTGTAACCCCACCCTATACAATCTATACATGTAtctatacagggatgtatctGCTCATACAATGTAACCCCACCCTATACAAtctatacagggatgtatctGCTCATACTATGTAACCCCACCCTATACAATCTATACATGTAtctatacagggatgtatctGCTCATACAGTGTAATCCCACCCTATACAATctatacatatatctatacagggatgtatctGCTCATACTATGTAACCCCACCCTATACAATctatacatatatctatacagggatgtatctGCTCATACAATGTAACCCCACCCTATACAATCTATACATAtctatacagggatgtatctGCTCATACTATGTAACCCCACCCTATACAATctatacatatatctatacagggatgtatctGCTCATACAGTGTAATCCCACCCTATACAATctatacatatatctatacagggatgtatctGCTCATACTATGTAACCCCACCCTATACAATctatacatatatctatacagggatgtatctGCTCATACAATGTAACCCCACCCTATACAATCTATACATGTAtctatacagggatgtatctGCTCATACTATGTAACCCCACCCTATACAATCTATACATGTAtctatacagggatgtatctGCTCATACAATGTAACCCCACCCTATACAATctatacatatatctatacagggatgtatctGCTACCCTATACATACTATGTAATCCCACCCTATACAATctatacatatatctatacagggatgtatctGCTCATACTATGTAATCCCACCCTATACAAtctatacagggatgtatctTTTCACACAATGTAATCCcaccctatacatatatatacaggcgggtGTCAGAGCCTCGTTGGGGGCCCCCCGGGTGTCAGAGCCTCGGTCGGGGGCCCCCCGGGTGTCAGAGCCTCGGTCGGGGGCCCCCGGGTGTCAGAGCCTCGGTCGGGGGCCCCCGGGTGTCAGAGCCTCGGTCGGGGGCCCCCGGGTGTCAGAGCCTCGGTCGGGGGCCCCCGGGTGTCAGAGCCTCGGTCGGGGGCCCCCGGGTGTCAGAGCCTCGGTCGGGGGCCCCCCGGGTGTTTTGCATTGATTACATGAGCCGTGTCCAGTCCCGTGCACCTCCTTGTGTCTTTGCCCCTCCAGTAACTTGTTTCTCGTGTCTTCCAGGACGGCTCAATGAGGTGACAGTAGGGATTTTCCGTGGCAGTCAGCTGCGTCTGAAGCGCGCCTGTATCCGcagggccaagatctctgccgtGGCCTTCCGCAAGGCTTTCTGCCACCACAAGCTGGTGGAGCTGGATGCCACGGGGGTGAATGCGGATATCACCATCACGGACATTATTAGTGGCCTGAGCAGTAGTAAGTGGATCCGGGACAATCTGCAGTGCCTGATCCTGAACTCCCTGACGCTCTCCCTGGAGGATCCCTACGAGCGCTGCTTCAGTCGCCTGTGCGGCCTGCGCGTCCTCAGCATTACTAACGTGCTCTTCTACAATGAGGATCTCTCCGATGTGGCCTCCCTCCCCCGGCTGGAAAGTCTCGACATCTCCAACACGTCCGTCACCGACATTACTCCCCTGCTCAGCTGCAAGGACAGACTCAAGTCCCTGACCATGCACCACCTCAAGTGCCTGAAAATGAGCACCACGCAGATCCTGGAGGTGGTCCGAGAACTGCAGCACCTCAATCACCTGGACATATCAGACGACAAGCAGTTCACGTCAGACATAGCGTGCCGTCTGCTGGAGCACAAGGAGATCCTGCTCCGCCTGGTGTCACTGGACATCTCCGGGAGGAAGCACGTGACCGACAAAGCCGTGGAGGGGTTCATCCTGCAGCGCCCACAAATCCAGTTTGTAGGACTTCTTGCCACGGAGGCCGGGTACTCGGAGCTCCTCTCTGGAGACGGCGCGGTGAAGGTGCGATGTTAGCGTCTCTACCTATTGCCGCACATTTACAGTATAAATCCAAAGTGATGTTCCAGAATTGGGATATTGGTGGCTTCTCCGTGGGTCATCAATATCCTATTAGTGGGGGGTTTGAGGACCAGCTGTTAGCGGTTGTGCGCCCTCTGCCATTTTTACCTCTGATCTCTATGTATGCCTTCTAGCACCTGGATGAaagacttatgcaaatgagcctgaggggcttcagtctccattaacacctacagAGCCTGGAGCacatcgggctcatttgcatacagcccttcatcctgctggtaaaTGCCTGTTGCTCTGTAGCCGGTTTGGTCTGACAAGCTTATTCTGTGCACTTGTGGGATTTACTGGAGCAATGCCAGGATCCCCGCACTGTCCATGGTAGTCATGCACAGGGGATTGCTGCTTATTTCCATTCTTCTCAGCTGATTAAAGGATTGTGGAGGTCCCTGCGGAGAATAACCACCTATTATCACACTGTGGGGTCCCCTACTATTAATAACATGAATGTGCGGCAATCACTCCAAACAGAGCCCCCCTGTTCTTAAGAATAGTAGGGGTCCTAACAGTGTGATAATATGGTCACCGATAGACAAGCACGTTCTTCCCGGATTGGAAAACCTATAAACTTTAAATGGTGCAACAACATGGACCTAAGCTCTTGTCATGTGTGGTCACGAGGTGGTGCGCCGTCACACGCCTCATGTAGACAACCATGTGCTTCACCCGGGCCAGAGACGTGCAGGCTCCTGACCCCTCTCTTCTCCATAGGGACCTGAGTGGCTGCTCACCGCATCATGACCCGGTGTAATAAACCTCTATGGGGGGCAGCAATTTTTGCAGCCAGATTACGGCCCCCGGAACAATTGTGTACATGTGTGGCGGTCACTATTGAGTCTCTACCAGGTCTCACAGgctgcacggtggctcagtggttattactacagccttgcagcgatggggtcctgggttcaagtcccagggtcaacatctgcaaagagtttgtatcttctccagtttcgggtcctccagtttcctcccacactccaaaacttactggattagattgtgagccccattggggacagggaccgattttgcAGCGCCgtggtatctgtgtgcgctatataggaATAATAAATAGGACAACGCTCTGAGCACAGCTTCCGCCTGCTTGGCCTGTGAGGTGATGGACCCCCTAAGCCCCTTTAGACACCCCCTGTATGATATGACCACGGCCTTGATGACCCTCATTGTATGTTTTGAAGGTTTCCGGAGAAGCGAATCAGACCCAGATAGCAGAGGCCCTCCGCAGGTACAGCGAGCGCTCCTTCTTTGTGCGGGAAGCCCTCTTTCACCTGTTCAGTCTGACACACGCCATGGATAGAGCAAGTCCAGAGATGTTAAAGGTAATGGGTCACTTCATGTGAGAGACCGCCGGCAGCGCCATTATCAGGGGTGTCCGTGATTTGTTCTGTGCTTCCCTTACAGCTGGTGGTGATTGGCATGAGGAACCACCCCACCAACCTACCTGTACAACTAGCAGCCAGCGCATGTGTGTTTAACCTGACCAAGCAGGACCTGGCAGCCGGGATGCCTGTCCGGTTATTGGCCGATGTAACGCACCTGCTACTAGAAGCCATGAAGAACTTCCCAAACCACCAGCAGGTAGGAGCCGAACCTCTACTGATGGACACTGTGCTAGAAGCTGCTGTGTCCAGTATCTTACAGGACCCTGTCCTGCGCTTCATGACCTATAGGCTCTTGTCATGGGGGGCTATTACTAGGTTATATACCTGACCTATAGGCTCTTGTCATGGGGGGGCTATTACTAGGTTATATACCTGACCTATAGGATCTTGTCATGGGGGGGCTATTACTAGGTTA
This portion of the Engystomops pustulosus unplaced genomic scaffold, aEngPut4.maternal MAT_SCAFFOLD_482, whole genome shotgun sequence genome encodes:
- the ZYG11B gene encoding protein zyg-11 homolog B, coding for MEEAAPHSLLAIALHYLSAHLEKFCWKRSDGTLCLHDAAVFPQEVADQLLHTMAIQRRLNEVTVGIFRGSQLRLKRACIRRAKISAVAFRKAFCHHKLVELDATGVNADITITDIISGLSSSKWIRDNLQCLILNSLTLSLEDPYERCFSRLCGLRVLSITNVLFYNEDLSDVASLPRLESLDISNTSVTDITPLLSCKDRLKSLTMHHLKCLKMSTTQILEVVRELQHLNHLDISDDKQFTSDIACRLLEHKEILLRLVSLDISGRKHVTDKAVEGFILQRPQIQFVGLLATEAGYSELLSGDGAVKVSGEANQTQIAEALRRYSERSFFVREALFHLFSLTHAMDRASPEMLKLVVIGMRNHPTNLPVQLAASACVFNLTKQDLAAGMPVRLLADVTHLLLEAMKNFPNHQQLQKNCLLSLCSDRILQDVPFNRFDAAKLVMQWLCNHEDQNMQRMAVAIISILAAKLSTEQTAQLGAELFIVRQLLQIVRQKTGQSLVDTTLKFTLSALWNLTDESPTTCRHFIENQGLELFMKVLETFPSESSIQQKVLGLLNNIAEVKELHLELMWKDFIDQISKLLHSVEVEVSYFAAGIIAHLVSRGEDTWTLSLDLRHSLLEELHSAILGWPTPECEMVAYRSFNPFFPLLACFSTPGVQLWAVWAMQHVCSKNRMYLGKGFVIYLLNSPCTFWTHGVDAQQMP